One window of the Archangium primigenium genome contains the following:
- a CDS encoding GyrI-like domain-containing protein: protein MSEITAPRFENGRAMLMAGLRVHHGYDEAATAIPAQWARFARLLPLPGQVGRQDYGVMCGGDVAARRFEYMTAAEVERFDGLPQDLDRMKIPEAHYAVFTHVGHVSGLRRTWAAIHEWLPTSGWKSAASPDFERYGPGFDPVTGLGDMEIWFPVVRP, encoded by the coding sequence ATGTCCGAGATCACCGCTCCGCGCTTCGAGAACGGCCGCGCCATGCTGATGGCGGGTCTTCGTGTCCACCATGGCTATGACGAGGCGGCCACGGCCATCCCGGCGCAGTGGGCGCGGTTCGCGCGCCTGCTCCCGCTTCCCGGTCAGGTGGGCCGTCAGGACTACGGCGTCATGTGTGGCGGTGATGTCGCCGCACGGCGGTTCGAGTACATGACCGCGGCCGAGGTCGAGCGCTTCGACGGTCTGCCTCAGGACCTGGACCGGATGAAGATCCCCGAGGCCCACTACGCGGTGTTCACCCACGTGGGGCACGTCTCGGGGTTGCGACGGACCTGGGCCGCCATTCACGAATGGCTGCCGACCTCCGGGTGGAAGTCGGCGGCGTCTCCTGATTTCGAGCGCTACGGTCCGGGCTTCGACCCGGTGACGGGCCTGGGCGACATGGAGATCTGGTTCCCCGTCGTCAGGCCCTGA
- a CDS encoding DUF1615 family protein — MPVAPHHPRSAVGWIALALALLSGCAHRRAAPAEPLPPRVTPEQAQRLMPPDVKDRAGWAEDVLAALDAHKQHPSVEAVCAVFAVIEQESGFQANPPVPGLSRIVRQRLDAYAEKLGPLGPPALSALLGGQAPGQSKSFAQRLEAVRTERDLDRIFRELLEYYDTEFPVTYAAARVASSLFKSTRLEDLNPITTAGSMQVSVRFSEELAGDDERARRRVREELYTRGGGVYYGTARLLGYEAHYDQPLYRFADYNGGVYTSRNAALQEQVTALTGIDLVQDGDLLAYDKQGEPVDTDSNSLKALLAFRARHAPDLSERRVRKDAREEKTLAFEETDTWSAIKSAYQRVTGKAPAYAKLPTVVIRSPKLSGDRSTAWFAQSVNKRYQRCLGRAAPPAPK; from the coding sequence GTGCCCGTCGCCCCCCACCATCCCCGATCCGCCGTCGGGTGGATCGCCCTCGCGCTCGCGCTCCTGAGCGGGTGCGCCCACCGCCGCGCCGCTCCGGCCGAGCCCCTCCCGCCCCGCGTCACCCCCGAGCAGGCCCAGCGGCTGATGCCCCCGGACGTGAAGGACCGCGCGGGCTGGGCCGAGGACGTGCTGGCGGCGCTGGACGCGCACAAGCAGCACCCGTCCGTGGAGGCGGTGTGCGCGGTGTTCGCGGTCATCGAGCAGGAGTCCGGCTTCCAGGCCAACCCCCCGGTACCGGGGCTCTCGCGCATCGTGCGCCAGCGCCTGGACGCGTACGCGGAGAAGCTGGGCCCACTGGGTCCCCCCGCCCTGTCCGCCCTGCTGGGAGGTCAGGCCCCCGGCCAGTCGAAGAGCTTCGCCCAGCGCCTGGAGGCGGTGCGCACCGAGCGGGACCTGGATCGCATCTTCCGTGAGCTGCTGGAGTACTACGACACGGAGTTTCCCGTGACGTACGCGGCGGCGCGGGTGGCCAGCTCGCTCTTCAAGAGCACGCGGCTCGAGGACCTCAACCCCATCACCACCGCGGGCTCCATGCAGGTGAGCGTGCGCTTCTCCGAGGAGCTGGCGGGGGACGACGAGCGGGCGCGGCGGCGGGTGCGCGAGGAGCTCTACACGCGCGGCGGCGGCGTCTACTACGGCACGGCGCGGCTGCTCGGCTACGAGGCGCACTACGACCAGCCCCTCTACCGCTTCGCGGACTACAACGGCGGCGTCTACACCTCGCGCAACGCGGCGCTCCAGGAGCAGGTCACCGCGCTCACGGGCATCGACCTCGTGCAGGACGGGGATCTGCTCGCCTACGACAAGCAGGGCGAGCCCGTGGACACGGACAGCAACTCCCTCAAGGCCCTGCTCGCCTTCCGCGCGCGCCACGCGCCGGACCTGAGCGAGCGGCGCGTGCGCAAGGACGCGCGCGAGGAGAAGACCCTGGCCTTCGAGGAGACGGACACCTGGAGCGCCATCAAGAGCGCCTACCAGCGGGTGACGGGCAAGGCGCCCGCCTACGCGAAGCTGCCCACGGTGGTCATCCGCAGTCCCAAGCTCAGCGGGGACCGGTCCACGGCCTGGTTCGCCCAGTCCGTGAACAAGCGCTACCAGCGCTGCCTGGGGCGGGCCGCGCCGCCCGCTCCCAAGTAG
- a CDS encoding NUDIX hydrolase, which yields MSNGRAWQGDVKARLYERARACGYNSLTAFAEARPTASLVALAEELGQGDIAAVQVFSGLVAEAERSRRVTRLVRGQLVRELSQHLPLGWPPVLDGETRFDVAHALARWGTYTPDTHQERVSRVGDALMNTPPPPGWRPLGPDDPLLLTLLPDEET from the coding sequence GTGAGCAATGGCCGTGCATGGCAGGGCGACGTGAAGGCGCGCCTGTATGAACGGGCTCGTGCGTGTGGCTACAATTCGCTCACAGCATTCGCGGAAGCGCGCCCCACCGCATCATTGGTGGCGTTGGCCGAGGAACTTGGTCAGGGCGACATCGCCGCCGTGCAGGTGTTCAGTGGATTGGTGGCCGAGGCGGAGCGCAGCCGTCGGGTCACACGATTGGTGCGCGGACAGCTCGTGCGAGAGCTGTCCCAACACCTTCCCCTCGGTTGGCCGCCCGTTCTGGACGGGGAAACCCGGTTCGATGTCGCGCATGCCCTTGCCCGCTGGGGGACCTACACACCCGACACGCACCAGGAGCGTGTCAGCCGCGTGGGGGATGCACTCATGAATACCCCACCCCCGCCCGGCTGGCGTCCACTCGGTCCGGACGACCCGCTGTTGCTCACCCTCCTTCCCGACGAGGAAACGTGA
- a CDS encoding DUF2019 domain-containing protein has translation MKLEALVERFALNVAAQTEAIWRGDAKTGNKHARKYGAAVDKLLAHGDTGRDALLVLLEHERMDVRVMAAAHLLRYRTTEAKAVLEEAAKGQGLVPFEAGEALKRWEEGTWALDPG, from the coding sequence ATGAAGTTGGAGGCACTTGTCGAACGGTTCGCGCTGAACGTCGCGGCGCAGACCGAGGCCATCTGGCGAGGTGATGCCAAGACCGGCAACAAGCACGCCCGGAAGTATGGGGCCGCGGTCGACAAGCTCCTGGCCCATGGAGATACGGGACGAGACGCACTGCTCGTGTTGCTCGAGCACGAGCGAATGGATGTACGGGTCATGGCCGCCGCGCATCTGCTCCGCTATCGCACCACCGAGGCCAAGGCGGTTCTGGAGGAAGCAGCCAAGGGCCAGGGACTTGTTCCCTTCGAAGCAGGTGAGGCCCTGAAGCGCTGGGAGGAAGGCACCTGGGCCCTGGATCCAGGATAG
- a CDS encoding acyl-CoA dehydrogenase — protein MSAPAPNPLLSDRDVDFQLHEVLDVQALCRLPAFADHSRETFSLFLDSTRRFARDVLASSYRLMDAEPPTFRDGRVHTHPLMRSLYPQFVEMGLLSATRPAEVGGQQLPLTVYSVASAYLMAANLSAYAFIGLTTGAAHLLEAFGTPWLKETFMAPLYSGEWTGTMALTEPQAGSSLADVRTRATPTDSGSYRIAGSKIFISGGDQDFTQNVVHLTLARIDGAPAGTRGLSLFAIPARRPEGGRLVDNDVRVTGAIHKIGWKGIPSLALNYGEGGDCHGWLVGQEGKGLMHMFQMMNEARIMVGLNGVATASVAYQESLAYACNRPQGRLAWEKDAARPQRPIVEHADVRRMLLRQKTIVEGGLSLLTTCSWYADVAEHGATPEERERAGLLVDLLVPLAKTFPAEKGFEANTLAVQVHGGYGYSTEYLPEAWLRDQKLNSIHEGTTGIQGLDLLGRKVGAGGGAGLRAFAEEVATTVERARRAGVEAAWGEALNKATGEVLELTTELGAAGMTGDVERMLRHSADYMELFSVLAVAWRWLEQAAAAKEGLARGQGAPDFYEGKLAAAQYWIRTELPRVSLLVALCRTGEDSYTRMKPEWF, from the coding sequence ATGAGCGCGCCCGCCCCCAATCCCCTGCTCTCCGACCGCGACGTGGACTTCCAGCTCCACGAAGTGCTCGATGTCCAGGCCCTCTGCCGACTGCCCGCCTTCGCGGACCACTCGCGCGAGACCTTCTCGCTCTTCCTCGACAGCACGCGCCGCTTCGCCCGGGACGTGCTCGCCTCCAGCTACCGGCTCATGGACGCCGAGCCTCCCACCTTCCGGGATGGCCGCGTCCACACCCACCCGCTGATGCGCTCGCTCTACCCCCAGTTCGTGGAGATGGGCCTCCTGTCCGCCACGCGGCCCGCCGAGGTGGGCGGGCAGCAGTTGCCCCTCACGGTGTACTCGGTCGCCTCGGCCTACCTCATGGCGGCCAACCTCAGCGCCTACGCCTTCATCGGCCTCACCACCGGCGCCGCGCACCTGCTCGAGGCCTTCGGCACGCCGTGGCTCAAGGAGACGTTCATGGCGCCCCTGTACTCGGGCGAGTGGACGGGCACCATGGCCCTCACCGAGCCCCAGGCGGGCAGCAGCCTCGCGGACGTGCGCACCCGGGCCACGCCCACGGACTCCGGCAGCTACCGCATCGCGGGCTCGAAGATCTTCATCAGCGGCGGAGACCAGGACTTCACCCAGAACGTGGTGCACCTCACGCTCGCGCGCATCGACGGCGCGCCCGCGGGCACGCGCGGCCTGTCCCTGTTCGCCATCCCCGCGCGCCGGCCCGAGGGCGGACGGCTCGTGGACAACGACGTGCGGGTGACGGGCGCCATCCACAAGATTGGCTGGAAGGGCATTCCCAGCCTGGCGCTCAACTACGGCGAGGGCGGGGACTGCCACGGCTGGCTCGTGGGGCAGGAGGGCAAGGGCCTCATGCACATGTTCCAGATGATGAACGAGGCGCGCATCATGGTGGGCCTCAACGGCGTGGCGACGGCCTCGGTGGCCTACCAGGAGTCGCTGGCCTACGCGTGCAACCGGCCCCAGGGGCGGCTCGCGTGGGAGAAGGACGCGGCGCGGCCCCAGCGGCCCATCGTCGAGCACGCGGACGTGCGGCGCATGCTGCTGCGCCAGAAGACGATCGTCGAGGGAGGCCTGTCCCTGCTCACCACGTGCTCGTGGTACGCGGACGTGGCGGAGCACGGGGCCACGCCCGAGGAGCGCGAGCGCGCGGGCCTGCTCGTGGATCTGCTCGTGCCGCTGGCCAAGACGTTCCCCGCGGAGAAGGGCTTCGAGGCCAACACGCTCGCCGTCCAGGTGCACGGCGGCTATGGCTACTCGACGGAGTACCTGCCCGAGGCGTGGCTGCGCGACCAGAAGCTCAACAGCATCCACGAGGGCACCACGGGCATCCAGGGGTTGGATCTGCTCGGGCGCAAGGTGGGGGCGGGCGGGGGCGCGGGCCTGCGTGCGTTCGCCGAGGAGGTGGCGACCACGGTGGAGCGGGCGCGCCGCGCGGGCGTGGAGGCCGCGTGGGGCGAGGCGCTGAACAAGGCCACGGGCGAGGTGCTGGAGCTGACGACGGAGCTGGGCGCGGCGGGCATGACGGGCGACGTGGAGCGGATGCTGCGCCACAGCGCGGACTACATGGAGCTGTTCTCCGTGCTCGCGGTGGCGTGGCGGTGGCTGGAGCAGGCGGCGGCGGCGAAGGAGGGCCTCGCCCGGGGCCAGGGCGCGCCGGACTTCTACGAGGGCAAGCTCGCGGCGGCGCAGTATTGGATCCGCACGGAGCTGCCCCGGGTGAGCCTGCTGGTGGCGCTGTGCCGTACGGGCGAGGACTCGTACACGCGGATGAAGCCCGAGTGGTTCTGA